In the genome of Magnolia sinica isolate HGM2019 chromosome 2, MsV1, whole genome shotgun sequence, one region contains:
- the LOC131238043 gene encoding uncharacterized protein LOC131238043, giving the protein MLLLMQQQQQMMATSMQQQQQQMMATMMDAMAQNLGIPQPEPPAIATPVTNPNNLYERLQRHRPPTFASTHCLEEAKYWLNRVTKLLWPLHCSKVKNVELVSYLFEKEADLWWESVLRSTPENHIWTWEAFEAYFNEKYIPQSYQHERKNEFLHFQQGGMTVAQYKNRFTELSRYAFEMITNEAIKMMRFSAGQRRCIRSKICCASIRTYADLVEMSIRAEQDEE; this is encoded by the coding sequence ATGTTACTTCTTATGCAACAGCAACAGCAAATGATGGCCACAagtatgcaacaacaacaacaacaaatgatgGCCACTATGATGGACGCCATGGCTCAAAATTTGGGCATACCGCAACCGGAACCACCTGCCATAGCCACGCCCGTGACCAACCCGAATAACCTATATGAGCGGCTCCAAAGGCATAGGCCACCTACTTTTGCCAGCACCCACTGCCTAGAGGAAGCGAAATACTGGCTCAACCGAGTCACCAAGTTATTGTGGCCTCTCCACTGTTCTAAAGTGAAAAATGTAGAGCTTGTCTCATATCTCTTTGAGAAGGAGGCGGACCTATGGTGGGAGAGTGTCCTCCGATCCACTCCCGAGAACcacatatggacgtgggaggcATTCGAAGCCTACTTTAATGAGAAGTATATCCCTCAATCGTATCAGCATGAGAGGAAGAATGAATTCCTCCACTTTCAACAAGGGGGCATGACAGTAGCGCAATATAAAAATCGCTTCACAGAATTGTCGCGCTATGCTTTTGAGATGATCACCAACGAGGCGATTAAGATGATGCGATTTTCGGCAGGGCAAAGGAGATGTATCCGCTCCAAGATATGTTGTGCTAGCATCAGGACATACGCCGATCTTGTAGAGATGTCCATAAGGGCGGAGCAGGATGAGGAGTGA